A window from Sphingobacterium hotanense encodes these proteins:
- a CDS encoding AAA family ATPase, with protein MQATENKTIKIAVVGPESTGKSTMAKYLAKELKTLAVPEYARYYCEHLNREYTLQDEVNMFYGQVALEEAFLATEPSVIVCDTTILTVKIWCDHLFGETPKEVTDEIKKRQYDFYLLMDIDLPWEDDPLRDFPTERAHFMQVWKDELDALNANYKVVSGLGEERLKNGLREVEGRF; from the coding sequence ATGCAGGCTACTGAAAACAAGACCATCAAGATCGCCGTTGTCGGACCGGAGTCTACCGGAAAATCGACCATGGCGAAATACCTCGCGAAAGAATTAAAGACGCTGGCCGTTCCGGAGTACGCTAGATATTACTGCGAGCATTTGAATCGTGAATACACGCTCCAGGACGAAGTCAATATGTTTTATGGGCAAGTAGCCCTCGAAGAGGCTTTCCTTGCCACTGAGCCTTCTGTAATCGTCTGTGACACTACAATTCTGACGGTCAAGATATGGTGTGACCACCTTTTCGGTGAAACTCCGAAAGAAGTAACCGATGAAATTAAAAAAAGGCAGTATGATTTTTATCTACTCATGGATATCGACCTTCCTTGGGAAGATGATCCACTACGCGATTTTCCAACCGAAAGAGCGCACTTTATGCAGGTCTGGAAAGACGAACTAGACGCATTAAATGCCAACTATAAAGTGGTATCAGGATTAGGAGAGGAACGACTGAAAAACGGACTTCGGGAAGTGGAAGGGAGATTTTAG
- the upp gene encoding uracil phosphoribosyltransferase: MITILTKQNSIANHFLAELRDVRIQQDRMRFRRNLERLGEVMAYEISKTLEYHYVDVETPLGVASTHLMPQQPVIATIMRAGLPFHQGLLNVFDRADSAFIAAYRHTKKSGEFEIHKKYQNTPNLDEKVVIMADPMLATGKSLVLCCKDLLSEYNIKELHIATVIASEEGIQHVRAFLPEVQIWVGAVDNELTSKSYIVPGLGDAGDLAYGNKE; the protein is encoded by the coding sequence ATGATAACGATCTTAACAAAACAGAACAGTATTGCCAATCATTTTTTGGCAGAATTAAGAGATGTACGGATACAGCAAGATCGGATGCGGTTTCGCCGCAATCTTGAGCGCCTCGGTGAGGTGATGGCCTATGAGATCAGTAAGACACTGGAATACCATTACGTCGATGTGGAAACACCGCTCGGTGTCGCAAGCACGCATTTGATGCCTCAGCAGCCGGTGATTGCCACGATTATGCGCGCGGGTCTACCGTTTCATCAGGGATTACTAAATGTTTTTGATCGCGCTGATAGCGCCTTTATCGCAGCCTATCGCCATACCAAGAAGAGTGGTGAGTTTGAAATCCATAAGAAATATCAAAACACGCCGAATCTTGATGAAAAAGTGGTCATCATGGCCGATCCTATGTTGGCAACAGGAAAAAGCTTAGTGCTCTGTTGTAAAGATTTATTGAGTGAATACAATATCAAAGAGCTTCATATCGCTACTGTCATTGCTTCGGAAGAGGGGATACAGCATGTGAGAGCCTTCTTGCCGGAGGTGCAGATCTGGGTGGGAGCGGTCGATAATGAGCTGACCAGCAAGTCTTATATCGTTCCAGGTTTGGGGGATGCGGGCGACCTGGCATATGGTAATAAGGAATAA
- the uvrB gene encoding excinuclease ABC subunit UvrB gives MKFQLTSEYKPTGDQPQAIKELVAGVEQGEQYQTLLGVTGSGKTFTVANLIQETQKPTLILSHNKTLAAQLYGEFKQFFPNNAVHYFVSYYDYYQPEAFIASSNTYIEKDLAINEEIEKLRLATTSALMSGRRDVIVVSSVSCIYGMGNPEDFSRSIFRFGVGTTISRNAFLHKLVEILYARTTADFKRGTFRVKGDTVDVYPAYMDNAYRISFFGDDIDELSEIDPVSGRTLQKHETLALFPANLFVTPKEKFTQSIWGIQEELVHRKAQLEDEGKMLEAKRLEERVNYDLEMMRELGYCSGIENYSRFFDGRQPGMRPFCLIDYFPDDYLMVIDESHVTIPQLRAMYGGDRSRKISLVEHGFRLPAALDNRPLNFPEFESLTNQTVYVSATPGDYELQQTEGVVVEQVIRPTGLLDPIIEVKPAINQVDDFLEEVDKTIKEGGRVLATTLTKRMAEELTKYMTRLNIKVRYIHSEVKTLERVEILRGLRLGEFDVLVGVNLLREGLDLPEVTLVAILDADKEGFLRSERSLIQTIGRAARNEKGRVIMYADKMTDSMRITIDETNRRRDKQISYNLEHGITPRTVGKTKEEILEQTSVADMGVGPKAYIEPDAAASVAADPLIEYMSDNEMKKAIETVRKRMEKAAKEMEFLEAAKLRDEMFALEKAYEDKFGKR, from the coding sequence ATGAAATTTCAATTAACATCTGAATATAAACCTACTGGCGATCAGCCTCAAGCGATCAAAGAATTAGTAGCGGGCGTCGAGCAAGGAGAACAATATCAAACATTATTAGGCGTAACGGGATCTGGTAAAACATTTACCGTGGCGAATCTTATTCAAGAAACGCAGAAACCAACCCTTATTTTAAGCCACAATAAGACATTGGCAGCACAGTTATATGGAGAGTTCAAACAATTCTTTCCCAATAATGCAGTGCATTATTTCGTGTCCTATTATGACTATTACCAACCGGAAGCATTCATTGCTTCATCCAACACGTACATAGAGAAAGATTTAGCGATCAATGAGGAAATCGAAAAACTCCGTTTAGCAACGACCTCTGCGCTTATGTCTGGACGAAGAGATGTTATTGTAGTCTCATCCGTATCGTGTATTTACGGTATGGGTAACCCAGAAGATTTCTCGCGCTCAATCTTTCGATTTGGCGTAGGTACCACCATTAGTAGAAATGCCTTTTTACATAAATTGGTCGAAATACTTTACGCAAGGACTACGGCAGATTTCAAACGCGGTACGTTTAGAGTAAAAGGCGATACAGTCGATGTCTACCCTGCTTATATGGATAACGCCTATCGCATTTCCTTTTTCGGCGACGATATAGACGAGCTTAGTGAAATAGATCCTGTGTCGGGACGAACGCTTCAAAAGCATGAAACCCTAGCTTTATTTCCGGCCAATCTTTTCGTTACGCCGAAAGAGAAGTTCACCCAATCGATCTGGGGCATTCAGGAAGAATTGGTCCATCGCAAAGCACAACTGGAAGATGAGGGTAAAATGTTGGAAGCAAAGCGTCTTGAAGAGCGTGTTAATTACGATTTAGAAATGATGCGCGAATTGGGCTACTGTTCGGGAATTGAGAACTATTCTCGATTTTTTGATGGCAGACAACCAGGCATGCGCCCCTTCTGTTTGATCGATTATTTCCCGGATGATTACCTCATGGTTATTGATGAAAGCCACGTGACCATCCCTCAATTGCGTGCGATGTATGGTGGCGACCGCTCAAGAAAGATTTCATTAGTAGAGCACGGTTTCCGATTACCGGCGGCATTAGATAACCGACCATTGAACTTCCCGGAATTCGAATCCCTGACCAATCAAACGGTATATGTATCGGCTACTCCAGGGGATTACGAATTGCAACAGACCGAAGGTGTTGTTGTCGAGCAAGTCATTCGTCCTACAGGCCTTTTAGACCCGATCATAGAAGTTAAACCTGCAATCAACCAGGTCGACGATTTCTTGGAAGAAGTTGATAAGACCATTAAAGAGGGCGGTAGAGTGCTGGCGACGACTTTGACGAAGCGTATGGCGGAAGAGCTTACCAAATACATGACCCGCTTGAATATCAAAGTACGCTATATCCACTCGGAAGTAAAAACCTTAGAACGCGTGGAAATACTTCGCGGACTGCGCTTGGGCGAATTTGATGTCCTTGTCGGGGTCAACTTATTAAGAGAGGGTTTAGACTTACCAGAAGTGACCTTGGTGGCTATTTTAGATGCCGATAAAGAGGGTTTCTTGCGATCTGAACGTTCCTTAATCCAAACGATCGGACGTGCAGCACGTAATGAAAAAGGCCGCGTGATTATGTATGCGGACAAGATGACTGATAGTATGCGGATTACCATCGATGAAACGAACAGACGTCGTGATAAGCAGATCAGTTACAACTTAGAACATGGCATTACCCCTCGTACGGTTGGTAAAACAAAAGAAGAGATTCTGGAGCAAACTTCGGTCGCTGATATGGGGGTAGGACCAAAAGCTTATATAGAACCAGATGCGGCAGCTTCTGTTGCTGCCGATCCACTTATCGAATATATGAGCGATAATGAAATGAAAAAAGCGATAGAAACAGTGCGCAAGCGTATGGAAAAAGCTGCAAAAGAGATGGAATTCTTAGAGGCAGCGAAATTACGCGATGAGATGTTCGCGCTGGAGAAAGCCTATGAAGACAAATTTGGAAAAAGATAG
- a CDS encoding alpha-hydroxy acid oxidase, with protein MSKKILFKYNSKYPSVTDLKRKAKSRIPKFAFDYLEGGCNEELNLARNENDFDDILLKPQYLHVAGDIDMSVNLFGRTYAAPFGISPIGLQGLMWPNAPEILAKAAAKHDIPYTLSTVSTSSIERIAEVSDGKAWFQLYHPTEDRLRDDILRRLKDVECPVLVVLVDVPSFGLRYREIKSGLSMPPKMNIQNILQAMVCPAWGIKTLQHGIPSFATLKPYMEKGLDLAQLGQFMNRTFTGKVNVEKVKAIRDIWQGPLVLKGITTDEDMEAAIQVGADGVIVSNHGGRQIDAGESSIHSLMKLASNPVYKEKIKIMLDGGIRSGVDLGRAYAVGSDFNFMGRPFMYGVGALGDEGADHTITMFKAQLYQVMQQLTLENITQFPGRLIR; from the coding sequence ATGAGTAAAAAAATACTATTCAAATACAATTCAAAATATCCTTCAGTAACTGATTTAAAGCGTAAAGCTAAATCAAGAATTCCCAAGTTTGCTTTCGATTACCTCGAAGGAGGCTGTAATGAAGAGCTTAACTTAGCAAGAAATGAGAATGATTTTGACGATATTCTTCTAAAGCCACAGTATCTGCATGTTGCTGGCGATATTGATATGTCGGTAAACCTGTTCGGCCGAACTTATGCTGCTCCCTTCGGTATTTCACCGATTGGATTGCAAGGACTAATGTGGCCTAATGCACCTGAAATATTGGCGAAAGCCGCTGCCAAGCATGATATACCCTATACCTTAAGTACCGTTTCTACCAGTTCGATAGAACGCATCGCCGAGGTCTCCGATGGGAAGGCATGGTTTCAGCTTTATCATCCTACGGAAGATCGATTAAGAGATGATATTTTACGCCGTTTAAAAGATGTAGAATGTCCTGTTTTGGTGGTACTCGTCGATGTTCCTTCATTCGGCTTACGGTATCGGGAAATTAAATCGGGTCTTTCTATGCCGCCCAAGATGAATATTCAGAATATATTGCAGGCAATGGTCTGTCCGGCATGGGGGATTAAAACACTTCAGCACGGGATTCCTTCCTTTGCCACGTTGAAACCCTATATGGAAAAGGGATTAGATCTCGCGCAGCTTGGACAATTCATGAACCGTACATTCACTGGGAAAGTGAATGTGGAGAAAGTGAAAGCGATTCGCGATATTTGGCAAGGACCTTTGGTGTTAAAAGGTATTACAACCGATGAAGATATGGAAGCTGCAATTCAGGTCGGTGCCGATGGGGTCATTGTTTCCAACCATGGTGGCCGACAGATTGATGCAGGTGAATCTTCTATACATTCATTGATGAAATTAGCTTCAAATCCTGTGTATAAGGAAAAGATAAAGATTATGTTGGATGGTGGGATACGCTCTGGCGTGGATTTAGGTAGAGCCTATGCCGTGGGTTCGGATTTTAACTTTATGGGCCGCCCATTTATGTATGGCGTCGGGGCATTAGGGGATGAGGGTGCGGATCATACCATAACCATGTTCAAAGCACAATTGTATCAGGTCATGCAACAATTAACGCTTGAAAATATAACACAGTTTCCGGGTAGACTGATAAGATAA
- the metE gene encoding 5-methyltetrahydropteroyltriglutamate--homocysteine S-methyltransferase, with the protein MLLTNNLGYPRVGAFRELKKANEAYWAKKISAEELLQAGLKIREGNWKTQQEAGIDLIPSNDFSFYDQVLDLSLTVGAIPARYNSLLNKIDRQYNLDLYFAMARGFQEGGVDVTAMEMTKWFDTNYHYIVPEFVKNQEFKLTSEKFLSEYNEAKQLGIETKPVIIGPISYLLLGKEKESGFNRIDLIDNLLPVYEEILSKLAEAGAQYVQIDEPFLALDIDDATRALYGKVFEKLAAAAKGVKLIVATYFEALRDNEDTAVSLPVYALHLDLVRGEKQLDTILSKVPASLTLSLGIVEGRNIWKNDYENSLVKIKQAVDALGKDRVWVAPSSSLLHVPFDLDNENNEESLPKEVKNWLAFAKQKLAEVKDLAVLAEGEVDAATQERFEANKAAAESRRTSPLIHKPEVKERVSNITDDDAKRTSPFDARKAAQQAKFNLPGFATTTIGSFPQTKDVRKWRADLKKGAISQEQYDKEIAEETERTIRLQEELDIDVLVHGEFERNDMVEYFGEQLAGYAFTQNGWVQSYGSRCVKPPVIYGDVYRPEDMTVRWSAYAQSLTNRPVKGMLTGPVTILQWSFVRNDQPRSTTTYQIALAILDEVQALEKAGIKIIQIDEPAIREGLPLRKADQQAYLDWAVRSFRVSSSNVDDDTQIHTHMCYSEFNDIIQDIAAMDADVITIETSRSQMELLDAFADFKYPNDIGPGVYDIHSPRVPSTEEMVNLLRKAKAVVPAEQLWVNPDCGLKTRAWPETKAALESMVEAAKILRAE; encoded by the coding sequence ATGTTATTAACGAACAACTTAGGATACCCACGTGTGGGTGCATTCCGCGAGCTAAAGAAAGCTAACGAAGCTTACTGGGCGAAGAAAATTAGCGCGGAAGAATTATTGCAAGCTGGACTGAAAATCCGTGAAGGCAACTGGAAGACTCAACAAGAAGCGGGTATCGATTTGATCCCATCGAATGACTTCTCATTTTACGATCAAGTATTGGACTTATCTTTAACTGTAGGTGCAATCCCTGCTCGTTACAATTCATTATTAAATAAAATCGATCGCCAATATAACTTAGACTTATATTTTGCGATGGCTCGTGGTTTCCAAGAGGGTGGCGTAGATGTTACTGCTATGGAAATGACAAAATGGTTCGACACGAACTACCACTATATCGTTCCTGAGTTTGTAAAAAACCAAGAATTCAAATTAACTTCTGAAAAATTCTTAAGCGAATATAACGAAGCTAAACAATTGGGTATTGAGACTAAACCAGTTATCATTGGCCCAATCTCTTACTTATTATTAGGTAAGGAAAAAGAATCAGGATTTAACCGTATCGACCTTATCGATAACTTACTTCCTGTATACGAAGAAATCTTATCAAAGTTAGCGGAAGCTGGTGCTCAATACGTTCAAATCGACGAACCTTTCTTAGCGCTTGATATTGATGATGCTACTCGCGCATTGTACGGTAAAGTTTTTGAAAAACTTGCTGCTGCTGCGAAAGGCGTTAAATTAATCGTTGCTACATATTTCGAAGCTCTACGCGACAACGAAGACACAGCAGTTAGTCTTCCGGTATACGCGTTACACCTAGACTTAGTTCGTGGTGAAAAACAGCTTGACACTATATTATCAAAAGTTCCAGCTTCATTGACTTTATCTTTAGGTATTGTCGAAGGAAGAAATATCTGGAAAAATGATTACGAAAACTCTTTAGTAAAAATCAAACAAGCAGTTGATGCTTTAGGTAAAGACCGCGTATGGGTTGCTCCTTCATCGTCATTATTGCACGTTCCATTTGATTTAGATAACGAAAATAACGAAGAGTCGCTTCCTAAAGAAGTTAAAAACTGGTTAGCATTTGCTAAACAAAAATTAGCGGAAGTTAAGGACTTAGCGGTATTAGCAGAAGGTGAAGTTGATGCTGCGACTCAAGAACGTTTCGAAGCTAACAAAGCTGCTGCAGAAAGCCGTCGTACTTCTCCATTGATCCACAAGCCAGAGGTTAAAGAACGCGTTAGCAACATTACTGATGATGATGCAAAACGTACTTCTCCTTTTGACGCACGTAAAGCTGCTCAACAAGCTAAATTTAACTTGCCAGGATTCGCAACTACAACAATCGGTTCATTCCCACAAACGAAAGATGTTCGTAAATGGAGAGCTGATTTGAAAAAAGGAGCAATCTCACAAGAGCAATACGACAAAGAAATCGCTGAAGAAACTGAAAGAACAATCCGTTTACAGGAAGAATTAGATATCGATGTATTAGTACACGGTGAATTCGAGCGTAACGACATGGTTGAGTACTTCGGTGAGCAATTAGCAGGATATGCATTTACTCAAAACGGATGGGTTCAATCCTACGGTTCTCGTTGCGTTAAACCTCCGGTAATTTATGGTGATGTATACCGTCCTGAAGACATGACTGTACGTTGGTCAGCTTATGCACAATCGTTGACTAACCGTCCAGTGAAAGGGATGTTGACAGGTCCTGTTACGATCTTACAATGGTCTTTCGTGCGTAATGATCAACCTCGTTCAACAACGACATATCAAATCGCTTTAGCTATTCTTGACGAAGTTCAGGCATTAGAAAAAGCAGGTATCAAAATTATTCAAATTGATGAGCCAGCTATTCGCGAAGGTCTACCATTGCGTAAAGCAGATCAACAAGCATATTTAGATTGGGCTGTACGTTCATTCCGCGTTTCTTCGTCAAACGTTGATGATGATACGCAGATCCACACACACATGTGTTACTCAGAATTCAACGATATCATTCAAGATATCGCTGCAATGGATGCTGACGTGATCACGATTGAGACTTCACGTTCTCAAATGGAATTATTAGATGCATTTGCTGACTTTAAATATCCAAACGATATTGGTCCTGGTGTATATGATATCCACTCTCCACGCGTTCCTAGCACGGAAGAAATGGTGAATTTACTTCGTAAAGCAAAAGCGGTAGTTCCTGCTGAGCAATTATGGGTTAACCCTGACTGTGGTTTGAAAACTCGTGCTTGGCCTGAGACAAAAGCAGCATTAGAATCTATGGTGGAAGCCGCTAAGATTTTAAGAGCTGAATAA
- a CDS encoding response regulator transcription factor, with translation MNQKILLAEDDPNLGDLLKDYLELKGKFDVVLSKDGQEALEAFRKDNFDLCILDVMMPKKDGFSLGKDIRKINQTIPIIYATAKGMMEDKTQAFELGGDDYITKPFRVEELLLRINALLKRAAKDKEEEVADKFEIGDYFFDYTSQIISYKGQQQKLSTKEAELLRLLCLKKNDVLTREEALVKIWHDDNYFTGRSMDVFLSKLRKYLKEDPNVEIVNVHGKGYKLLVS, from the coding sequence ATGAATCAAAAAATATTATTAGCGGAAGATGACCCTAACTTGGGCGATCTTTTGAAAGACTATCTGGAACTAAAAGGCAAATTCGATGTAGTATTGAGCAAGGATGGTCAAGAAGCATTAGAAGCCTTTAGAAAGGATAATTTTGACTTATGTATCCTCGATGTCATGATGCCTAAGAAGGATGGTTTCTCTTTAGGTAAAGACATTCGGAAGATCAATCAAACAATACCAATCATCTACGCAACAGCGAAAGGAATGATGGAAGATAAGACGCAGGCCTTCGAGTTAGGCGGCGATGACTATATCACCAAACCCTTCCGCGTCGAAGAATTATTGCTAAGAATAAATGCACTCCTAAAACGAGCTGCAAAAGACAAAGAAGAAGAAGTTGCAGATAAATTCGAAATCGGCGATTACTTCTTCGATTATACAAGTCAGATTATCTCTTACAAAGGTCAACAACAGAAATTGTCGACAAAAGAAGCCGAACTTCTGCGCCTTCTTTGCTTAAAAAAGAATGACGTCTTAACCCGTGAAGAAGCATTAGTCAAAATCTGGCACGACGACAACTACTTCACCGGCCGTAGTATGGACGTTTTCTTAAGTAAGTTGAGAAAATACCTGAAAGAAGACCCGAATGTAGAAATCGTGAATGTACATGGTAAAGGGTATAAGCTTTTGGTAAGCTAG
- a CDS encoding DUF4833 domain-containing protein, producing the protein MKHTLLLVCLINLILPVLAQSGYPKPSNMKDVLFYIQHNRGHNTYIYALNRLDDGNINKKDPIEVYRELFDEDGKIKPLSVIQRNFAYGISTQVVDSDSYEASIVSLPSQKFFLHIKSNKGSYVETTVNNVKMRVDRIFIQQKEGTSGLGTKVDHIIFYGKSGHRSVVEKLEIKE; encoded by the coding sequence ATGAAGCATACGCTGCTATTAGTCTGCCTGATTAACTTGATCCTCCCGGTTCTAGCACAATCAGGATACCCAAAACCCTCGAATATGAAAGATGTTTTGTTTTATATCCAACATAATCGGGGGCATAATACTTATATCTACGCTTTGAATCGACTTGATGATGGCAACATCAATAAGAAGGATCCGATCGAAGTGTATCGTGAATTATTTGATGAGGACGGCAAGATAAAGCCGCTCTCTGTAATTCAGCGGAATTTCGCCTATGGCATCTCTACGCAAGTAGTGGATTCAGATTCCTACGAGGCATCAATCGTGTCGCTGCCAAGCCAAAAGTTTTTCCTGCACATCAAGTCAAATAAGGGTTCCTATGTTGAAACCACGGTGAACAACGTGAAGATGCGTGTAGATCGTATTTTTATTCAGCAGAAGGAGGGAACTTCGGGCCTTGGAACCAAGGTGGACCATATTATTTTCTATGGGAAATCGGGACACCGATCTGTTGTAGAGAAACTCGAGATAAAAGAGTAA
- a CDS encoding ribonuclease H-like YkuK family protein: MEWQKYNGELLKLPILSAVEDTIIREQNLGNKLKVYIGTDSQVKRGIVEFATVIVFLREHRGGFMFIHKDRKMHNMSIKERMLLEVQHSIETAYELCPLLDQYSVDLEVHADINTNPNFQSNTALKEAMGYILGMGFIFKAKPESFASTNCANKLVQ, translated from the coding sequence ATGGAATGGCAAAAATACAATGGAGAATTATTAAAGCTCCCGATCCTATCCGCAGTTGAGGACACTATTATCCGCGAACAGAACCTAGGTAACAAATTAAAGGTTTATATCGGTACCGACTCCCAGGTCAAGCGAGGTATCGTCGAATTCGCGACTGTCATTGTCTTCCTTCGGGAACACCGCGGTGGCTTTATGTTCATCCACAAAGACCGCAAAATGCACAACATGAGCATCAAAGAGAGGATGCTACTTGAAGTACAACACTCCATCGAAACAGCCTACGAGCTTTGTCCACTTCTCGATCAGTATTCCGTAGACCTTGAAGTCCACGCTGACATCAACACCAATCCCAACTTTCAATCCAATACCGCACTCAAAGAAGCCATGGGCTATATCTTAGGAATGGGATTCATCTTCAAGGCGAAACCAGAATCTTTTGCAAGTACAAACTGCGCCAATAAATTGGTTCAATAG
- the pnuC gene encoding nicotinamide riboside transporter PnuC — translation MQDFLSQLYQQFLETSLLEWLATISGFICVFLAAKQNIWNWPISIISVSLYLYIFYQAKLYGDSTLQIYFLGTAVYGWYYWNRRAHSEEKPITSFNSKQLGLTIAIILLIAGILGYFLDHKTDSDVPYIDGFCTATSLVAQFLMTRKVLQNWLLWVFVDLCYIPLYIHKDLILTAILYIAFTIIAWNGYRDWRKSYLNFQ, via the coding sequence ATGCAGGATTTTCTCTCTCAACTTTACCAACAATTTCTAGAAACTAGCCTGTTGGAGTGGCTTGCTACCATCTCCGGGTTCATCTGTGTATTCCTCGCAGCAAAACAAAATATATGGAACTGGCCTATCAGTATTATCAGCGTCAGTCTCTATCTATATATCTTCTATCAGGCTAAACTATATGGAGATTCTACTTTACAAATTTATTTCCTCGGGACGGCTGTATACGGATGGTATTATTGGAATAGGCGAGCGCACTCTGAGGAGAAGCCGATTACATCCTTCAATAGTAAACAACTGGGATTGACTATAGCAATTATTTTATTGATTGCGGGTATTCTCGGCTATTTTCTAGATCATAAAACGGATTCTGATGTGCCTTACATCGATGGTTTCTGTACAGCGACCAGTTTAGTTGCGCAGTTTTTGATGACACGCAAAGTTCTTCAAAATTGGCTGCTGTGGGTATTTGTCGATTTATGCTATATTCCGCTCTATATTCATAAGGATTTAATTCTGACGGCGATTCTCTACATCGCATTCACGATCATTGCATGGAATGGATATAGGGATTGGCGAAAAAGCTATCTTAATTTTCAGTAA